From Entelurus aequoreus isolate RoL-2023_Sb linkage group LG22, RoL_Eaeq_v1.1, whole genome shotgun sequence, one genomic window encodes:
- the LOC133639352 gene encoding uncharacterized protein LOC133639352 isoform X2, giving the protein MDIECQEQKRRRCGACCLVGSILVLCAAVACVTVLVQLQCAAVHFGGPTPSPDDQNPNVAYLEAKSSKLVSSTMLWESVKQGSTDSVGSNFEFRPGQGVLEPKLEGTYLIHLNLNLSCTSSCSPGRLTVLVGDKPSCEVELAHSTREIKRCCVKTWMDRNTPLLAKMKVPKDGLQNWKLELIGSNFSMLLLEKCSQQSCSS; this is encoded by the exons ATGGACATTGAGTGTCAGGAGCAGAAACGCCGCAGATGTGGAGCATGTTGCCTGGTGGGGTCCATCCTGGTCCTGTGTGCAGCCGTCGCCTGTGTCACCGTGCTGGTGCAGCTCCAGTGTGCTGCCGTACACTTTGGAGGACCTACACCCAGTCCAGATGATCAG AACCCGAACGTTGCATACTTGGAAGCAAAATCAA GCAAGTTGGTGAGCTCCACTATGCTGTGGGAGTCAGTCAAACAAGGCTCAACGGATTCCGTTGGAAGCAACTTTGAGTTTCGGCCAGGCCAAGGTGTCCTGGAGCCCAAACTTGAAGGGACTTACTTAATACACCTGAACCTCAACCTGTCATGCACGTCCAGTTGCAGCCCCGGGCGCCTGACCGTGCTTGTGGGCGACAAGCCGAGCTGCGAAGTGGAGCTGGCACATTCTACACGGGAGATCAAGCGATGCTGTGTAAAGACTTGGATGGACAGAAACACTCCGCTGTTAGCCAAAATGAAAGTGCCAAAAGATGGACTGCAGAACTGGAAGCTGGAGCTTATTGGTTCGAACTTCAGCATGCTCCTTTTGGAAAAATGTTCTCAACAGAGTTGCTCCAGTTGA
- the LOC133639352 gene encoding uncharacterized protein LOC133639352 isoform X1 → MDIECQEQKRRRCGACCLVGSILVLCAAVACVTVLVQLQCAAVHFGGPTPSPDDQCLCQDLVNGVVCSPMVQRNWTKRGVQNPNVAYLEAKSSKLVSSTMLWESVKQGSTDSVGSNFEFRPGQGVLEPKLEGTYLIHLNLNLSCTSSCSPGRLTVLVGDKPSCEVELAHSTREIKRCCVKTWMDRNTPLLAKMKVPKDGLQNWKLELIGSNFSMLLLEKCSQQSCSS, encoded by the exons ATGGACATTGAGTGTCAGGAGCAGAAACGCCGCAGATGTGGAGCATGTTGCCTGGTGGGGTCCATCCTGGTCCTGTGTGCAGCCGTCGCCTGTGTCACCGTGCTGGTGCAGCTCCAGTGTGCTGCCGTACACTTTGGAGGACCTACACCCAGTCCAGATGATCAG TGTCTGTGTCAAGACTTGGTcaatggcgtggtttgttctcccatggtgcaaaggaattggaccaaacgtggcgtgcag AACCCGAACGTTGCATACTTGGAAGCAAAATCAA GCAAGTTGGTGAGCTCCACTATGCTGTGGGAGTCAGTCAAACAAGGCTCAACGGATTCCGTTGGAAGCAACTTTGAGTTTCGGCCAGGCCAAGGTGTCCTGGAGCCCAAACTTGAAGGGACTTACTTAATACACCTGAACCTCAACCTGTCATGCACGTCCAGTTGCAGCCCCGGGCGCCTGACCGTGCTTGTGGGCGACAAGCCGAGCTGCGAAGTGGAGCTGGCACATTCTACACGGGAGATCAAGCGATGCTGTGTAAAGACTTGGATGGACAGAAACACTCCGCTGTTAGCCAAAATGAAAGTGCCAAAAGATGGACTGCAGAACTGGAAGCTGGAGCTTATTGGTTCGAACTTCAGCATGCTCCTTTTGGAAAAATGTTCTCAACAGAGTTGCTCCAGTTGA